A part of Prionailurus viverrinus isolate Anna chromosome E1, UM_Priviv_1.0, whole genome shotgun sequence genomic DNA contains:
- the LOC125151766 gene encoding CMRF35-like molecule 7, with product MWLFLVLFLPIVQGSYPLMAVSNAVSGPVRGSVTVQCRYEPGWETYKKWWCRGANWENCRILVKTNGSGEKAKGNQVSIQDNQKMHMFTVTMEELRWNDADTYWCGIEKSGTDLGVKVKVTIDPVTMQCHYGPEWETYVRSWCQEADLSSCNIVVQTTGSELKKNHVSINQKMHTFSMTIWGE from the exons GCTCATATCCCCTCATGGCAGTGTCAAATGCAGTGAGTGGCCCTGTGCGGGGCTCGGTGACCGTGCAGTGTCGCTATGAACCTGGGTGGGAGACCTACAAGAAGTGGTGGTGTCGAGGAGCTAATTGGGAGAACTGCCGTATCCTTGTGAAAACCAATGGATCAGGGGAGAAAGCAAAGGGTAACCAAGTGTCCATCCAGGACAATCAGAAAATGCACATGTTCACCGTGACCATGGAGGAGCTCAGGTGGAACGATGCAGACACCTATTGGTGTGGGATTGAGAAATCTGGAACTGACCTTGGGGTCAAAGTCAAAGTGACCATTGACCCAG TGACCATGCAATGTCACTATGGCCCAGAGTGGGAGACCTACGTGAGGTCCTGGTGTCAAGAGGCTGATTTGAGTAGCTGCAACATCGTTGTTCAAACCACTGGATCAGAGTTGAAGAAGAACCATGTGTCCATCAATCAGAAAATGCACACATTCTCCATGACCATATGGGGGGAGTAA